In one window of Reinekea forsetii DNA:
- a CDS encoding uracil-DNA glycosylase family protein produces the protein MRPIIQIDPKATILIASQAPGRKVHETDMPFDDASGARLRAWRGKLLDQLPQV, from the coding sequence GTGCGACCTATAATTCAAATAGATCCTAAGGCCACAATCCTAATTGCGAGCCAAGCGCCTGGAAGAAAAGTGCATGAAACAGATATGCCCTTTGATGATGCAAGTGGAGCTCGTCTGCGAGCATGGAGGGGTAAACTATTAGACCAATTGCCTCAAGTGTAA
- a CDS encoding polyamine aminopropyltransferase, which translates to MFEQIDTCATPIGQVTLRRRRIPGLTDDDIYEVKLGDEFLMSSLFVKAEEALSDLGLAALDDRPADIVVGGLGLGYTAVAALKHEKVRDMLVVELLEPVIEWHKNEDVPLGAILNADPRNRYVQGSFFDLAKGQPTGFDPDYPGRVFDAILLDIDHSPSALLNAANASFYQTDTLTAMAKQLRAQGVFALWSNEPPADDFTAKLKTVFASVETHIIRFYNPFQNNEATATVYVAVK; encoded by the coding sequence ATGTTTGAACAGATAGACACCTGCGCCACACCCATTGGCCAAGTCACGCTGCGCCGCCGGCGCATTCCCGGCCTGACGGATGACGACATCTATGAAGTGAAACTCGGCGACGAGTTCCTGATGTCCAGCCTGTTTGTGAAAGCCGAAGAAGCGCTATCAGACCTTGGTCTGGCCGCCCTGGATGACCGGCCGGCCGATATCGTCGTTGGCGGTTTGGGTCTCGGTTACACCGCTGTGGCCGCGCTGAAGCATGAAAAAGTACGTGACATGCTGGTGGTGGAATTATTGGAACCGGTCATCGAATGGCACAAGAATGAGGATGTGCCTCTAGGGGCTATTCTGAATGCCGACCCGCGCAATCGCTACGTTCAAGGCAGCTTTTTCGACCTGGCCAAAGGTCAACCAACGGGCTTCGATCCGGATTATCCAGGTCGTGTTTTCGATGCCATTTTGCTCGACATCGACCATTCTCCCAGTGCCTTGCTCAACGCGGCCAATGCCTCCTTCTATCAAACCGATACTCTAACCGCGATGGCTAAGCAATTACGCGCACAGGGTGTGTTTGCACTCTGGTCAAATGAGCCTCCCGCGGATGACTTTACTGCAAAGCTGAAGACCGTTTTCGCCAGCGTAGAGACCCACATCATCCGCTTCTATAACCCGTTCCAGAACAATGAAGCGACGGCAACCGTCTACGTTGCTGTGAAATAG
- a CDS encoding branched-chain amino acid ABC transporter permease → MRTFKKELILFTGLLGFIILIMNVMGAAYGTRMLVEASCYAIIALGLTIQWGYAGLFNAGILGFIAMGGFITTLFSYPVNAEFWDSALPADLGAVFLKLLIGIALIWGSLKLTRFGVTVKWQRIITIMLIAVVYILFMYSLDPVANAIESEMGFIGGFGLPVWLGWLVGGLVAGAIAYFVGHICLGLRSDYLAIATLGIAEIIKAFLKNADWLTHGTLTVSPLPWMTPGPAEIGFELARAAYLSITALLIAIIFFLLNRAYNAPWGRMLRAIRDNEVSALAMGKDVNRRRLEVFILGSFLMGLGGAALTSFNGIFDPSGFIPLNHTFLIWVMVILGGAGNNLGTLFGAILVYIIWTMSEPVALFVFDVVRQVGEHWFDWQAPSDLDSRALQARVFVIGLTITLVLRYAPKGLIPERVKQHS, encoded by the coding sequence ATGCGAACCTTTAAAAAAGAGCTCATTCTCTTTACCGGCCTGTTGGGCTTTATTATCCTAATCATGAACGTGATGGGCGCCGCATACGGCACCCGCATGTTGGTCGAGGCGTCGTGCTACGCCATTATCGCCCTGGGCCTGACCATTCAGTGGGGCTATGCCGGTCTGTTTAACGCCGGTATTCTGGGCTTTATCGCCATGGGCGGCTTTATCACCACGCTGTTCAGTTATCCGGTCAATGCTGAATTCTGGGACTCGGCGCTGCCTGCCGACCTAGGCGCCGTGTTCCTTAAATTACTGATCGGTATCGCGCTGATTTGGGGCTCCCTGAAGCTGACCCGCTTCGGGGTGACGGTTAAGTGGCAGCGCATTATCACTATCATGCTGATCGCCGTAGTCTATATTCTCTTTATGTATTCGCTCGATCCGGTCGCCAATGCCATTGAAAGTGAAATGGGCTTTATCGGCGGCTTCGGCTTGCCGGTGTGGCTCGGCTGGTTGGTCGGTGGCCTGGTCGCCGGTGCCATTGCGTACTTTGTCGGCCATATCTGCTTAGGCTTGCGCAGCGATTACCTGGCCATTGCCACGCTGGGCATCGCCGAGATCATTAAGGCCTTTCTGAAAAACGCCGATTGGCTCACCCACGGCACCCTCACCGTATCCCCCCTGCCCTGGATGACACCCGGCCCTGCCGAAATCGGCTTTGAACTGGCACGTGCGGCCTATCTATCGATAACCGCCTTGCTGATCGCGATCATCTTCTTCCTGCTCAACCGGGCCTACAACGCGCCTTGGGGCCGCATGTTGCGTGCGATACGCGACAATGAAGTCTCAGCCCTGGCTATGGGCAAGGATGTCAATCGCCGGCGTCTGGAGGTGTTTATCCTAGGCTCCTTCTTGATGGGCCTCGGTGGCGCCGCGCTGACCAGCTTTAATGGCATCTTCGACCCATCAGGCTTTATCCCATTGAACCATACCTTCCTAATTTGGGTGATGGTGATTTTGGGTGGCGCCGGCAACAACTTGGGCACTCTATTCGGTGCGATCTTGGTCTATATTATCTGGACCATGTCAGAGCCTGTCGCATTGTTCGTATTTGATGTGGTGCGCCAGGTGGGCGAACATTGGTTTGACTGGCAGGCCCCATCCGACTTGGACAGTCGGGCACTGCAGGCACGGGTCTTTGTGATCGGCCTGACCATTACCCTGGTGCTGCGTTATGCGCCGAAAGGCTTGATTCCGGAACGGGTGAAACAACACTCCTAG
- a CDS encoding branched-chain amino acid ABC transporter permease, protein MNELIFFLNKVLISGAVIGSIYAMGAIGITLIFSILRFAHFAHGDLMTTGAFITFALTALFPQAGMAIGIPTAFLMLPIAMVITSLLAVGIDKAFYKPLRNHNVKPIVLVMASIGVTLMLQGVLRLFFGTTSRNMFIDDRKEIFRLDLPWDLASKNIVITEPQILLFLFLIVAVVSLHLFLTRSRLGKAMRAMSDNADLARISGINVNLVVIVTWVIAGSLATAAGTLLALDVSLKPDLSFSILLPIFAAAIVGGVGHPYGAILGGFVVGFSETLAVFNWSILLRPLAEVMAWDLPANMALVPTEYKITVPFFILIAILVLKPTGILKGKVL, encoded by the coding sequence GTGAACGAACTGATTTTCTTTCTTAACAAGGTGCTTATTTCTGGCGCCGTTATCGGCTCCATCTACGCCATGGGTGCTATTGGTATTACGCTGATCTTCAGCATTTTGCGCTTTGCCCACTTTGCCCACGGCGATCTGATGACCACTGGGGCCTTTATTACCTTTGCCCTGACGGCCCTATTCCCTCAGGCTGGCATGGCAATCGGCATCCCGACGGCCTTTCTCATGCTGCCCATTGCCATGGTGATCACCAGTCTCCTAGCCGTCGGCATCGACAAGGCCTTTTACAAGCCATTACGAAACCACAATGTTAAACCCATTGTCTTGGTCATGGCGTCGATCGGCGTAACCCTGATGCTGCAAGGTGTGTTGCGGTTATTCTTCGGCACCACCTCGCGCAATATGTTTATCGATGACCGTAAGGAGATCTTTCGTCTCGATCTGCCGTGGGACTTGGCCTCGAAAAACATCGTCATCACCGAACCGCAGATTCTGCTGTTTTTGTTTTTGATTGTCGCGGTGGTCTCGCTGCATCTTTTTCTGACCCGCTCGCGGCTCGGCAAGGCGATGCGCGCGATGTCCGATAACGCCGATTTGGCACGCATTTCCGGCATCAACGTCAACCTAGTGGTCATAGTCACCTGGGTTATCGCCGGTTCGCTGGCGACGGCAGCAGGCACCCTGTTGGCCCTGGATGTCAGCCTCAAGCCCGATCTCAGCTTTTCTATCCTGTTACCGATCTTTGCCGCGGCCATTGTGGGCGGTGTCGGACATCCCTATGGCGCTATTCTCGGGGGCTTTGTTGTCGGTTTCTCAGAAACACTGGCCGTCTTTAATTGGTCGATCCTGCTGCGGCCGTTGGCCGAGGTCATGGCTTGGGATCTACCAGCCAATATGGCCTTAGTGCCAACCGAATATAAGATTACCGTACCGTTCTTTATTCTTATCGCCATTCTGGTGTTAAAACCGACCGGCATTTTGAAGGGGAAGGTCCTGTGA
- a CDS encoding ABC transporter ATP-binding protein codes for MAILATKNIHAGYGGMNILNGIDMAIEAGEIGVIIGANGAGKSTSLKAIFGLLHVSEGSIELLGEDITNADPNLLVKMGMAFVPQEKNVFVSLTVQENLEMGAFLRRDNFQRTLDSVYHYFPDLKDKRYQPAGELSGGQRQMVAMGRALMIEPKVLLLDEPTAGLSPLYMNEIFERIVTINREGVGILMVEQNAKQALRIAHKGFVLAAGRNRFTDTGENLLNDPEVAKSFLGG; via the coding sequence ATGGCAATTCTAGCAACCAAAAACATTCATGCCGGCTATGGCGGTATGAATATCTTGAACGGCATCGATATGGCGATCGAGGCCGGCGAGATCGGGGTAATCATTGGCGCCAACGGTGCCGGTAAATCAACGTCGTTGAAAGCCATCTTTGGCCTTTTGCACGTCAGTGAAGGCAGCATCGAACTGCTCGGTGAAGACATCACCAATGCCGATCCGAACTTACTCGTGAAGATGGGTATGGCCTTTGTACCGCAGGAGAAAAATGTCTTCGTCAGCTTGACCGTCCAGGAAAACCTGGAAATGGGCGCCTTTCTGCGGCGGGACAATTTCCAACGCACTCTCGATTCGGTCTATCACTATTTCCCCGATCTAAAAGACAAACGTTACCAACCGGCCGGCGAACTGTCGGGCGGACAGCGCCAGATGGTCGCTATGGGTCGCGCGTTGATGATCGAACCCAAGGTGTTGCTGTTAGATGAGCCCACCGCCGGTCTATCGCCGCTTTATATGAATGAGATCTTCGAGCGTATTGTCACCATCAACCGTGAAGGGGTGGGGATTCTAATGGTCGAACAGAATGCCAAACAAGCACTGCGCATCGCCCATAAGGGCTTTGTATTAGCGGCCGGTCGTAATCGTTTTACCGACACCGGCGAAAATCTGCTTAACGATCCAGAAGTCGCGAAAAGTTTTCTCGGCGGCTAA
- a CDS encoding ABC transporter ATP-binding protein, translating to MSVMIEVRGVEKSFGHLKVINDCSFNVEKGSITGMIGPNGAGKSTIFNIIAGTFPLDRGEIILDGEAVTNLPANQLFDKGLLRTFQIAHEFGQMSAVENLMMVPAKQAGEQLFTTWFQPARVHQEEAAIRQKALQVIDYLGLGHIKNELAGNLSGGQKKLLELGRTMMTEAKVVLLDEVAAGVNRTLLKDLTDNILRMNRDLGVTFLVIEHDMDMIAKLCDPVIVLAQGSVMVEGSITDIQNNPKVIEAYFGSDAA from the coding sequence ATGTCCGTTATGATCGAAGTACGGGGGGTCGAAAAATCATTCGGCCACCTGAAAGTCATTAATGACTGCAGTTTTAATGTTGAAAAGGGTTCCATAACCGGCATGATTGGCCCCAATGGCGCCGGTAAGTCGACAATATTTAATATCATCGCCGGTACCTTCCCGCTCGACCGCGGCGAGATCATTCTCGACGGCGAGGCGGTGACCAATCTACCCGCCAATCAGCTATTTGATAAGGGTCTGTTGCGCACCTTTCAAATTGCACACGAATTTGGCCAGATGTCCGCCGTGGAAAACCTGATGATGGTGCCCGCCAAACAGGCCGGTGAACAGCTGTTTACGACCTGGTTCCAGCCTGCCCGAGTGCACCAGGAAGAAGCGGCGATTCGCCAAAAAGCCTTGCAGGTCATCGACTATCTTGGCCTCGGCCATATTAAGAACGAGTTGGCGGGTAACCTATCCGGTGGCCAAAAAAAGCTGCTCGAGCTCGGCCGCACCATGATGACTGAGGCCAAGGTGGTCTTACTCGATGAGGTCGCCGCTGGCGTAAACCGCACCCTGCTGAAGGATCTGACCGACAATATATTGCGCATGAATCGCGATTTGGGCGTGACCTTCCTAGTCATCGAACACGATATGGATATGATCGCCAAGCTCTGCGACCCGGTTATTGTGTTGGCTCAGGGCAGCGTAATGGTCGAGGGTTCGATCACCGACATTCAAAATAATCCCAAGGTAATCGAAGCCTACTTTGGCAGTGACGCGGCCTAG
- the lnt gene encoding apolipoprotein N-acyltransferase, whose product MQSSKWLALVALLSGLCIPLALAPFNFWPLIFVGVAGFFWLSFRAASARQALWLGWLFGVSQYGLGVSWIYSSMQTVDTPIWLGVLLTAGFCLALALLPLFQLWFFQRFLRRLPLALMLIAPLWWVVNEWVREWLFTGMPWLFAGYALSDTPMAQNAALFGVYGLSLMVAVISAGMLRVGYRLQRQQRRSAQITALSVVGLLGLSTLVGLVQPASDWTQATGTLKVAAIQSNVDQRRKWTSAQQQPTLDFYSQVLRDLPDIDLMLWPEAAMTLRPEQIPTYMADLQRLGTERDMALLTGVVTLDAGRYYNAILGYGMASGEYRKQHLVPFGEYLPLEKYLRGTIAFFDLPTSVMYPAAQPQRPIRAELNGQPYFIAPVICYEATYPDLVRRLARDSDLIAVISNDAWFGDSIAPHQHLQITRMRAIENGRDLLRATQNGVSALIDADGRVLQHSEQFVAAKLTGELTLRTGLTPFQRLPSAFIPWLCLSLLIVLSLMARRKNRPLAAD is encoded by the coding sequence ATGCAAAGCTCGAAGTGGTTGGCCCTAGTTGCTCTGTTGTCCGGTCTTTGTATTCCATTGGCCCTAGCACCCTTTAATTTTTGGCCGCTGATTTTCGTTGGCGTGGCCGGCTTCTTTTGGTTGAGCTTCCGCGCCGCCAGTGCCCGTCAAGCCCTGTGGTTAGGGTGGCTCTTTGGTGTCAGCCAATACGGTCTGGGCGTGTCCTGGATTTACAGCAGCATGCAGACGGTCGACACCCCGATTTGGCTGGGGGTGCTCTTAACTGCCGGCTTTTGTCTGGCCCTGGCTCTGCTACCCCTGTTTCAGCTCTGGTTCTTTCAACGATTTTTGCGCCGCCTGCCGCTGGCCCTAATGCTGATCGCCCCGCTCTGGTGGGTGGTCAATGAGTGGGTGCGCGAATGGCTCTTTACCGGCATGCCTTGGCTTTTTGCCGGTTATGCCCTGTCCGACACGCCGATGGCACAGAATGCCGCTCTGTTTGGCGTTTACGGTTTGAGCCTCATGGTGGCGGTGATTAGTGCTGGCATGCTGAGGGTTGGTTACCGCCTGCAGCGTCAACAGCGCCGCAGCGCTCAGATTACGGCGCTCTCGGTGGTCGGCTTGCTCGGGCTGAGCACGCTGGTCGGCCTGGTTCAGCCGGCCAGTGATTGGACCCAAGCCACCGGCACTCTTAAGGTGGCGGCCATACAGAGCAATGTCGATCAGCGCCGCAAGTGGACCTCGGCACAACAGCAACCGACGCTGGATTTCTACTCGCAGGTTTTACGCGACCTTCCGGATATCGATCTGATGCTCTGGCCGGAGGCGGCGATGACACTGCGCCCGGAACAGATACCGACCTACATGGCCGACCTTCAGCGGCTCGGAACCGAACGCGATATGGCGCTGCTCACCGGTGTCGTCACCCTAGACGCGGGCCGTTATTACAATGCAATACTGGGCTATGGCATGGCCTCGGGTGAATACCGCAAGCAGCATCTGGTGCCTTTCGGTGAGTACCTGCCGTTGGAGAAGTACCTGCGCGGCACCATCGCTTTTTTCGATTTACCGACCTCGGTCATGTACCCGGCAGCGCAACCGCAAAGGCCCATTCGAGCCGAACTGAACGGACAGCCCTACTTTATCGCTCCGGTGATCTGCTATGAGGCGACCTACCCCGACCTGGTGCGCAGGCTCGCCCGAGACAGTGACCTAATCGCCGTGATCAGTAACGACGCCTGGTTTGGCGACTCTATTGCGCCCCATCAGCATCTGCAAATCACCCGGATGCGCGCCATTGAGAACGGCCGCGACCTGCTGCGGGCAACCCAGAATGGCGTATCCGCCCTGATCGATGCCGACGGTCGAGTTTTGCAGCACAGCGAGCAGTTTGTCGCCGCCAAACTGACCGGCGAACTGACCCTGCGCACCGGCTTAACACCCTTCCAACGCCTACCATCGGCCTTTATTCCTTGGCTTTGCCTGAGCCTGTTAATAGTCCTTTCTCTGATGGCACGTCGTAAAAATCGCCCACTGGCTGCGGATTAG
- a CDS encoding YceH family protein yields MSVDEHPALDASLDPSDPQSDPQSPQTDSAEAAMLTPLEARILGALMEKQLTTPDLYPLSLNSLVLACNQKTSREPLMKLENGAVQRCLYQLQDKNLIEFDYGARADKYKQLFTRVLHLDPGEHALFCLLLLRGPQTLNELLSRSRRLYEFAGETELTELLEGHLTKLKPMLLRIAPQAGQREERYSHLLCGQPDLSQFQNEATQGGADSSSLKARVEVLEQQVAWLMAQLPAQSDSD; encoded by the coding sequence ATGTCAGTCGATGAACACCCAGCTTTGGACGCCAGCTTAGACCCTTCAGATCCGCAATCAGACCCGCAATCACCGCAGACAGATAGCGCCGAAGCGGCCATGCTGACCCCCTTGGAGGCGCGAATTCTGGGCGCTTTGATGGAAAAGCAACTGACCACTCCCGACCTCTACCCCTTGAGCCTGAACAGCCTGGTCCTAGCCTGTAACCAAAAAACCAGCCGGGAACCGCTGATGAAGCTGGAAAATGGCGCGGTGCAGCGCTGTTTGTATCAGTTACAGGACAAAAACCTGATCGAATTCGATTACGGCGCCCGGGCCGATAAGTATAAGCAGCTGTTCACCCGAGTCTTGCACCTAGACCCCGGCGAGCACGCGCTGTTCTGTCTGTTGCTGTTGCGCGGTCCGCAAACACTGAATGAACTGCTCAGTCGCAGTCGCCGCCTCTATGAGTTTGCCGGCGAGACCGAACTGACCGAGCTGCTCGAAGGCCATCTAACTAAGCTCAAACCAATGCTCTTGCGCATCGCGCCACAGGCCGGGCAACGTGAAGAGCGCTATAGCCATCTGCTTTGCGGTCAACCGGATCTCAGTCAATTCCAGAATGAGGCGACCCAGGGTGGCGCAGACAGTAGTAGTCTTAAAGCCCGAGTCGAGGTGCTGGAACAGCAAGTCGCTTGGTTGATGGCACAGTTGCCGGCGCAGTCTGATAGCGATTAA
- a CDS encoding OmpA family protein: MLMIFTLAQVFLAQTVSDRDTELTRLNDRLAEISTALGVQEQNNEVLNERLVSLQDQYSQSLKRQEGLEEQVIVLEETVETDQGTIEIQLREKASLQQDIVTLQQLRAELELEISSLVTRLSESDQTVEKLETELVARSELVGSLRNRGQALEASLASEQERTQLAQREIKEREIRIEDLVAITSEGEEALKEEKRLSARAQADIDRLSQKIETLQEQLNQISTALALEQYVTAEQVVLLADLGERLNTALAQRVNELEQYRSDFFGRLRLALVNNSNVRIEGDRFLLPSELFFGSASATLGIEGQRELNKLARILVEVANDIPSDINWILRIDGHTDQLPINTERFPSNWELSTARAVSVVRYLAAQGIPQERMAATGFGEHHPIDANFTDEAFRNNRRIEVKLTNR, from the coding sequence ATGTTGATGATCTTTACTCTGGCACAGGTATTTCTGGCCCAGACTGTCTCCGACCGAGATACAGAGCTAACCCGACTTAATGATCGACTCGCCGAAATCAGCACTGCTCTGGGAGTTCAGGAACAGAATAACGAAGTACTTAATGAACGATTGGTGTCATTGCAAGACCAGTACAGCCAGAGCCTAAAACGGCAAGAAGGACTGGAAGAGCAAGTTATTGTACTCGAGGAAACCGTGGAAACTGACCAGGGAACTATCGAAATTCAATTGCGAGAAAAGGCATCGCTGCAGCAAGACATTGTTACGCTACAACAATTACGTGCTGAACTAGAGCTGGAAATTTCCAGTTTGGTCACTCGCCTGAGCGAAAGCGATCAAACGGTTGAGAAACTTGAAACTGAACTGGTGGCGCGTAGTGAACTAGTCGGCTCATTGCGTAATCGTGGACAAGCATTGGAAGCCAGCCTAGCGAGTGAACAGGAGCGAACCCAGCTCGCCCAGCGCGAGATCAAGGAAAGAGAGATACGCATTGAAGACTTGGTGGCAATCACCAGCGAGGGAGAAGAAGCACTCAAAGAGGAAAAACGCTTGTCGGCCCGGGCTCAGGCCGATATTGATCGGTTAAGTCAGAAGATAGAAACATTGCAGGAACAACTCAATCAGATAAGTACGGCTCTAGCCCTTGAGCAATATGTGACTGCCGAGCAGGTAGTGCTGCTGGCCGACTTAGGCGAACGGTTGAATACAGCCTTGGCGCAGCGCGTCAACGAGCTGGAACAATATCGCTCTGACTTCTTTGGCCGCCTTCGCTTGGCATTGGTTAACAACTCCAATGTTCGCATTGAAGGTGACCGATTCTTATTACCTTCTGAACTCTTTTTCGGGTCAGCCTCAGCAACTTTGGGCATCGAAGGTCAGCGGGAACTGAACAAACTGGCTCGAATTCTAGTGGAAGTCGCCAACGATATTCCGAGCGATATTAACTGGATATTGCGAATTGACGGGCACACGGACCAGCTACCGATCAATACAGAACGTTTCCCTTCCAACTGGGAGCTTTCAACGGCAAGAGCCGTATCAGTAGTTCGGTATCTGGCGGCGCAAGGAATCCCACAAGAACGTATGGCAGCCACCGGTTTTGGCGAGCATCATCCGATTGATGCAAATTTTACAGACGAAGCCTTTCGCAACAACCGACGTATCGAAGTCAAGCTAACCAATCGATGA
- a CDS encoding class I SAM-dependent methyltransferase codes for MNKAENFWDKASKNYDKTEERFNYIHKKSRENTKIFLKDSDTVLDYGCGTGTASCQFSSLVKDIHAIDISSEMIAISQAKAAHGKIENVNFEQADIFDGKYSKESYDVILAFNMLHTVPNPQNVVLQINELLKPEGLFISVTPCLRQKMSFFVNLQIQLVRVLCKLGLIPIPIRRVTSSEVESILKAGGFQTVESEEIYKDASSYFVVAKKLQKT; via the coding sequence ATGAATAAAGCGGAAAATTTTTGGGATAAGGCTTCAAAAAACTATGACAAGACTGAAGAGCGTTTTAATTACATTCATAAAAAATCTCGAGAAAATACTAAAATATTCTTGAAAGACAGCGACACTGTTCTTGATTATGGGTGTGGAACAGGCACTGCATCCTGTCAATTTTCTAGCCTTGTAAAAGATATTCATGCAATTGATATTTCATCTGAGATGATTGCGATATCCCAAGCGAAAGCCGCTCATGGTAAAATCGAAAACGTAAATTTCGAGCAAGCGGATATTTTTGACGGAAAATATTCTAAAGAGTCATATGATGTCATTCTAGCTTTTAATATGTTGCATACAGTCCCTAATCCACAGAATGTAGTGCTGCAAATAAATGAATTACTAAAGCCGGAAGGTTTATTTATTTCTGTAACACCTTGTTTACGACAAAAGATGTCATTTTTCGTTAATCTTCAAATCCAGCTGGTGCGGGTCTTGTGTAAGCTTGGGCTAATTCCTATTCCTATAAGAAGGGTCACAAGCTCTGAGGTAGAAAGCATATTAAAAGCAGGCGGGTTTCAAACGGTTGAATCTGAAGAGATATATAAGGACGCATCTAGCTATTTTGTTGTGGCTAAGAAGTTACAAAAAACATAA
- a CDS encoding outer membrane lipoprotein-sorting protein, whose product MKLPILLAIPLVFSLFTFAGSSHADTLADAKAIELLEKIDNLYQQENSHAVMTMEIVTADFSRSMTLESWALGLDYSLVRILEPKKEAGVSTLKREKNMWNFLPKINKVIKVPPSMMMGSWMGSDFTNDDLMREGSWVDAYDVVLSETDSLYTLDLTAKATTVTVWGAMQIVVTKDNLLPIRQTYFDEDGQAMREMRFSAIQTFGDITLPTVMELVPLNKPGNKTQVTYNSMEFDIDLESDFFTLQNLKKRR is encoded by the coding sequence GTGAAATTGCCCATATTACTCGCCATACCCCTGGTCTTCAGCCTGTTTACCTTTGCCGGGTCGAGCCATGCCGATACGCTGGCCGACGCCAAGGCCATCGAGCTGCTCGAGAAGATCGATAACCTCTATCAGCAGGAAAACTCCCATGCGGTGATGACCATGGAGATTGTCACCGCGGATTTCTCCCGGTCGATGACCCTGGAGTCCTGGGCCCTGGGGCTGGACTATTCCCTGGTGCGCATTCTCGAGCCGAAGAAAGAGGCCGGTGTCTCAACGCTCAAGCGTGAAAAAAACATGTGGAATTTCTTGCCCAAGATCAACAAGGTCATCAAGGTGCCCCCCTCGATGATGATGGGCAGCTGGATGGGCTCGGACTTCACCAATGACGATCTGATGCGCGAAGGCTCCTGGGTCGATGCCTATGACGTAGTCCTGAGCGAAACCGATAGCCTCTACACCCTAGACCTGACCGCCAAGGCGACCACCGTGACCGTTTGGGGCGCCATGCAGATTGTCGTGACCAAGGACAACCTCTTGCCGATCCGGCAAACCTACTTTGATGAAGACGGCCAGGCGATGCGCGAAATGCGCTTTAGCGCAATCCAAACCTTCGGCGACATCACCTTGCCGACGGTGATGGAGCTGGTACCGCTCAACAAGCCCGGCAACAAAACCCAGGTAACCTATAACAGCATGGAATTCGACATCGACCTTGAGTCGGACTTTTTCACCCTGCAGAATCTCAAAAAACGTCGTTGA